The following coding sequences are from one Plasmodium knowlesi strain H genome assembly, chromosome: 9 window:
- a CDS encoding F-box protein FBXL2, putative, with the protein MNEKKELTIANLFTANRSSGGRGSQSDGRTGGDDKRVIIDREKKKSIWSLFTQVGASTGDARKRSEDGGVGVDDEGGESPLVDVFFTPRNVPNGKKEKEEAEDSRGNCHPDGCHDRREDYPRVPSGAKPSLFRKVHENQDIKKEIENITSSFKRKNNILLDDKTEDSVLNSIISRKRTKMNIEGSHLAACFTPPATSSSASYNAYKEFFAMGASSKYGEEGKKVIDKKTLLDDLAQNKIRYQIKDDNVLSRMKGEKQANQINQTKHVNEANCTDQTKADEKKTYTCVLKKKNVCVPVNRVNENNHQNVIKMRKAHQILFKKDNFDIFHHLGDDLFRYIISNVKNKKNLLLLNRRFRDIVRCLRVKLIYDVTLKNTIPPESIIKTVYTSDNLQVLDLSGCSHLTSHHFHLFCNSHNIKFDKTLKILCLNGCNKITDSSLKDLLHRFKYLSIVDVRNCYKISHDGIYPLKFKTGLVKLYLGNTTSSTVSNYHSDDTLRVLFTCVLPSSGESATKGADLSSHITTPLKSLSCFEITNAKELSDISYLYAISKNLKVLNLRGCNINDTVAIFFKCFTNLIALNVADTKVSNEVIKTVCAHSPKMRILDISKTIDVHNDTILTVARNLKRLRKIKLSSLQNVDNFSVREFLKHCRGLVAIDFSNCWKVNNSFCNVNGLDVPSGPKLTDVGVYQCSVDRRVCEGALTEVGCSSVRVHIYNELKIFETSIYADMDTLDQSE; encoded by the exons ATGGGCGCACAGGTGGAGACGACAAAAGGGTTATCATAGAtcgggagaaaaagaaatccaTATGGTCTCTATTCACCCAGGTGGGTGCATCCACGGGGGAtgcaagaaaaagaagtgaaGATGGAGGTGTTGGCGTCGATGATGAAGGTGGCGAAAGCCCACTCGTAGACGTGTTTTTCACCCCAAGGAATGTGCCGAAcggaaagaaggagaaggaagaagcggAAGACAGCCGGGGAAATTGTCATCCCGATGGTTGTCATGATAGGCGCGAAGATTACCCACGTGTTCCCAGCGGGGCCAAGCCCAGCCTGTTCAGAAAAGTACACGAAAATCAGGAcatcaaaaaagaaatagaaaacaTAACTAGCAGTTTCAAACGGAAGAACAACATTTTACTTGATGATAAAACTGAAGACAGTGTACTGAATAGTATTATTTCCAGGAAGAggacaaaaatgaacatcGAGGGAAGCCATCTGGCGGCCTGTTTCACCCCCCCCGCGACAAGCTCCTCTGCGTCATACAACGCATACAAGGAATTCTTTGCAATGGGAGCTTCTAGCAAATatggggaggaaggaaagaaagtgATCGATAAGAAGACTCTCCTGGATGATTTAGCGCAGAATAAAATTAGATACCAAATTAAGGATGATAATGTGCTTAGCCGGATGAAGGGGGAGAAACAGGCAAACCAAATAAATCAAACCAAGCACGTAAACGAGGCGAACTGTACAGACCAAACAAAGGCGGACGAGAAGAAAACATACACATGCgtgttgaagaaaaaaaacgtgtgTGTGCCAGTAAACAGGGTAAACGAAAATAATCATcaaaatgtaataaaaatgaggaaggcaCACCAAATATTATTTAAGAAGGATAATTTTGATATTTTCCATCACCTGGGAGATGACCTATTTAGGTACATCATTtcgaatgtaaaaaataaaaaaaatctcctTCTCTTGAATAGGAGATTTAGAGACATCGTTCGTTGCCTCAGAGTTAAACTCATCTATGATGTaacattaaaaaatacaattcCACCAGAAAGTATTATAAAAACAGTGTACACATCAGACAATCTCCAGGTCTTGGACCTCTCAGGATGTTCTCATCTCACTTCTCaccattttcatttattctGTAATTCTCATAATATCAAGTTTGACAAAACCTTAAAAATATTGTGCTTAAATGGGTGCAACAAAATTACCGACTCAAGTTTGAAGGATCTTCTCCATCGGTTTAAATATCTGTCCATTGTTGACGTTCGTAATTGCTATAAGATTAGTCATGATGGAATTTACCCCTTAAAGTTCAAGACTGGTTTAGTGAAATTATACCTTGGCAATACGACCTCCTCTACAGTATCCAATTATCATTCCGATGATACGCTACGTGTACTCTTCACCTGTGTGCTTCCTTCATCGGGCGAATCTGCTACGAAAGGGGCTGACCTGAGTTCGCATATTACTACCCCTCTTAAGTCACTTTCCTGCTTCGAAATTACCAATGCGAAAGAGCTAAGCGACATTTCGTACCTCTACGCCATTTCGAAGAACCTCAAGGTGCTTAACCTCCGAGGGTGCAACATTAATGACACGGTGGCCATCTTTTTCAAGTGCTTTACTAACCTCATCGCTTTGAATGTAGCAGACACAAAGGTATCAAATGAGGTGATAAAAACCGTCTGTGCTCATTCACCAAAGATGAGGATCCTCGATATTTCCAAAACGATAGATGTCCATAACGACACCATCTTGACCGTTGCGAGAAATCTCAAGCGCCTCCGAAAGATTAAGCTGTCTTCCTTGCA AAACGTAGACAATTTCTCCGTTCGGGAATTCCTCAAACATTGCAGAGGCCTCGTAGCAATTGATTTCTCCAACTGCTGGAAAGTTAACAACTCCTTTTGTAACGTGAACGGATTGGACGTTCCATCAG GACCGAAGCTGACGGATGTGGGTGTCTACCAGTGCTCAGTCGACCGCAGGGTCTGCGAAGGGGCCCTCACGGAAGTTGGCTGTTCCTCCGTGCGCGTGCACATATACAAT GAGCTGAAAATATTTGAGACATCCATTTATGCGGACATGGACACATTGGATCAGAGCGAATGA
- a CDS encoding RING zinc finger protein, putative, producing the protein MADGEESNAIRDEGLLTQDPSDGGTSETSNVFEDVMENGDAPNENIPQGNLNNSMKAHPEDVSQEPSQHRLDGAPHLPPTTARHRFCKKTSSADDAEKCHKGKPDVQTTSQRRKESSPKDESEKEHIPSELECAICMKLLIIPVTIPCGHNFCRDCLEKAKEYKNTCPLCRSNMGDKKNINILLSDLIKEKYPLTYAKRVEEMEMIKREKEKKILKERFDVIKNSSVIPVFKVPFVSGPYFPGEVFDLNIYNEKFIDLIDLISTERTFAITSSKDKSNNEDEKIYGIHVKILQQNKTNQVLCIKCVANFRVLLYNIIHFHQYENYIASHSPLFDESISLNSFEYNLLRESKEVAGGGADTGTGPCQGSFPDSSLCHSKHCDNFRKGVKCNSNCTKQGSCCSDKHPGGNSTSEGGTCKCATSATPSMGMNRESTNQTTNDVGEKKVEELKKLLKTIELEDDINSISLYYDRCRSIMSNPTDTSDYNVYNAMNYYSCIIFSRICLLCIRYQLNRFGNAGIRLFNTKFRNVKLTSSEPSNEELENFSYCLSSAIISRSILKWRWFKTTNTMERLQSITEYFLKKKNKSILALDNSRSPIIHRLFMLDSISSSLLILLFISVIIFVKYFLY; encoded by the coding sequence ATGGCTGACGGGGAAGAGAGTAACGCCATACGGGATGAGGGCCTGTTGACCCAGGACCCATCCGATGGAGGAACAAGCGAAACTTCAAATGTGTTCGAAGATGTCATGGAGAATGGAGATGCtccaaatgaaaatatccCGCAGGGGAATCTGAATAATTCGATGAAGGCTCACCCGGAGGATGTGTCGCAAGAACCTTCGCAACATCGACTTGATGGCGCACCTCATCTCCCTCCAACGACCGCTCGACATCGATTCTGCAAAAAAACCTCCAGCGCTGACGACGCGGAGAAATGCCATAAAGGCAAACCCGACGTTCAAACGACCtcccaaaggaggaaagaaagcTCACCCAAAGATGAATCAGAAAAGGAGCATATCCCATCCGAACTGGAATGCGCCATATGTATGAAGCTCCTAATAATACCAGTGACTATTCCGTGTGGACACAATTTCTGCAGAGACTGTCTAGAGAAAGCCaaggaatataaaaacaCTTGCCCCTTATGTAGATCAAATatgggggataaaaaaaacattaacaTTTTGTTGAGTGActtgataaaggaaaagtaccCATTGACATATGCCAAGAGAGttgaagaaatggaaatgatcaaaagagaaaaagaaaaaaaaatactaaaGGAAAGATTCGATGTTATTAAAAACTCCTCTGTCATTCCTGTGTTTAAAGTCCCCTTTGTCTCTGGTCCCTATTTCCCAGGAGAGGTATTCGACCTCAACatatataatgaaaaatttattgaTCTCATTGATCTTATATCTACTGAACGCACATTTGCTATAACTTCCAGTAAGGATAAATCAAATAATGAGGATGAGAAAATATATGGAATCCatgtaaaaattttacagCAGAATAAAACGAACCAAGTGCTTTGTATTAAATGTGTTGCAAACTTTCGAGTCCTCCTTTATAATATTATACACTTCCATCAGTATGAAAATTATATAGCTAGCCATTCTCCACTTTTTGACGAATCTATTTCTTTGAATTCTTTTGAGTATAATTTGTTGAGAGAATCTAAGGAAGTTGCCGGTGGCGGTGCCGATACCGGTACCGGTCCTTGTCAGGGTTCTTTTCCTGACTCCTCCCTCTGTCATAGTAAGCATTGCGATAACTTCCGCAAGGGGGTGAAGTGTAATTCAAACTGCACAAAGCAAGGATCTTGCTGTTCCGATAAACACCCTGGGGGGAATAGTACCTCCGAAGGGGGCACCTGCAAGTGCGCCACATCTGCTACGCCATCCATGGGGATGAACCGAGAAAGTACCAACCAAACCACAAACGAcgtgggggagaaaaaagtggaagaattgaaaaaacttttaaaGACAATCGAATTAGAAGATGATATAAATTCAATTTCGTTATACTATGATAGGTGCAGAAGTATAATGAGCAATCCTACCGACACCAGTGATTATAATGTGTACAACGCGATGAATTACTATTCctgtattattttttcaagaaTCTGTCTTCTGTGCATAAGGTACCAGTTGAACCGTTTTGGCAATGCAGGAATACGTTTGTTTAATACCAAGTTTCGAAACGTCAAGCTAACCTCCTCGGAACCGTCGAATGAAGAATTAGAAAACTTTTCTTATTGCCTTAGCAGCGCTATTATCTCTAGATCCATTCTCAAGTGGAGATGGTTCAAGACGACTAACACCATGGAACGCCTTCAGAGCATAACTGAATactttctcaaaaaaaaaaataaaagtatttTGGCCCTTGACAATTCGAGGTCCCCGATAATTCACCGCCTCTTTATGTTGGACTCCATTTCCTCGTCTCTTCTTATTTTGCTCTTCATTTCGGTTATCATATTTGTTAAGTACTTCCTCTACTGA